From the genome of Nicotiana sylvestris chromosome 1, ASM39365v2, whole genome shotgun sequence:
ggcgtatatatgtatctcaggcccttagCCTCATATCAGTGTCAgtgttcctcacaatataggtccttggccttactcagtcaaaaatcatcacaagcctctcgggcaatagtaaaagagtgtttctcagcccaaacatcatttaagtcttaaaactgagtaaacgtggctgagtagtaaaatagtggaaaataacgtgactgagttcaagtataagtcaaaacagtgaggaaatatcaataaaaatccccgaaccagacccaaatatggcatttaacccaaattatgatgatagcaaatagtattcaatcaaatacgcagtaaaatcatcaatcgggacggaccaagtcacaatccccaatagtgcacgaccccacgctcaacatcaagtgtgtgcctcacctcaatatagcactatgatgtgcaatacggggtttcaaaccctcaggacatcatttacaatcattactcaccttgaacttgctaaatctctagctcgcgacgcctttgcccctcgaattggcctccacgcgcattgaatctatccaaaatcagaaaaatacgtcacaatatgctaagggaacaaagcccaagtgaaaacaatcgaaaaataccaaaaaatcccgaaattagcaaaacccgagccccgagcccacttctcgaaacttagaaattttcacatcaaagGGTtttttatctccccacgagttcatacacaccaaaagttctcaaatccgaccccaaatggtcctccaaatccccaaatcaaacgTCCGAAATTCCAAGCCCTGGTTCTTCCATTTTTTATGATtactaggtggatttcacaatagattcgagttttaggtccgaaattcttacctccaaacgtttctccttgaatccctcttcaatttccttcaaaaagaCAAACTATGGAGTAAATGAGctccaaaatcgcggatgaaatgaattaaaacattctgcccaggcctgcttttccttcatcgcgatcgcggcacTTCCCTCGCGATCGCAAAGAATAAATTTTAACCTCCCCAAAAttacactacgcgaacgcgacctcacCTACGTGAACACGAAGCACTAATAACCTTCAGCCCATCTTCCTCTACGCGATCGTGAGATCCTTCACGCGAACGCATTGCACAGCTTCCCagccttccgcgaacgcgaaaaCTCTCACACGAACGCAAAGGCTTAATTCTGGCCTTCCtaaaatccttctacgcgatcgcgatacACCCTATGTGATCGCGAAGGGTAGTTCTCTGCAACACCTGATCCGATTTTTCTACAACTCCCAAACTCCAAAAATGACCCGaatgaccatccgaaactcactcgaggcccccgggacctcaaccaaaggcaccaacacatcctaaaaccttattcaaactttatccaatcatcaaaacacctcaaacaacatcaaattacccaaaacacatcgaatttaaacctaagtttctaaaaatcttcctaaatatgctttcgatcaaaaagccaacctaaccacgtccgaatgacctgaaattttgcacacacatcccaaatgacataaccaagctatttcaactctcagaattccattatgacccccggatcaaaatctcacctaccaaccggaaatcgtcaaaatatcaacttcgccaattcaagcctaattctactccagacctccaaaacccattcaaatcacactcctaagccataaattacctcccaaagctaaccaaaccatcggaactcacatccgagctctctaacacataagtcaacatccagttgacttttccaacttaaaccttcttaaaagagactaagtgtctcatttcttaccaaatcctctccgaactcaaactgatcaatccgatcacataaaatacgaataatgaagtagaaatggggaaaccggagcggtaactcatcagatgactggctgggtcgtcacatgcAAGCAACCATGCCATGATCTTCTTCTTTGACTTGGCATTCTGTGTAGCAAGGGAGTCCACCCAAGCTCCCAAATCAGTGACTAAAGTACGCATACCTGCCATCTCATGTTCTAAAGTACCAATTCTTGTTTCCCATCCACTACCTGAAGGTTTCCATCCCCTGCTCATGCGGTGGAGAAGCAACAACATCCTCACTATGAACCTTAGTTACCTTGTCGGCCTCATCAGATTCCTCACTATCTGCCTTAGAAGCCCTAGAAGGTTCCTTCCCAATTACAACTTTATCAGCCCTAAATTTCTGTTCGCGCTTGACTTTCTCATCAGTGGCCCTATTTTCCAGCACACGTACCTCACGGCATAACCGCATGACTAGTGACGGGAAAAAGAACCCATACATCTACATAGGACACCTAATTGTTATCTCATTCTGAATGACTTTAGCAACGTCAAAATCGTAGTTATTGACAAAGCACCAAATCAGAGCAGCCCGAGGACCATTCACCTTAGTAGTCTATCCCAATGGAATGAGGCGGTTATTGATTATGTAGAGACAGTATTTCCCTTTAAAAGTGAGCGAAGCCGAGTGAAATTTGTGCCCCTCCTTCAGCAACACTACAGTATTCCCAAACACAAATGGTTGCAAAGAACAGGTGCCATAGGTATGGTTTCCCGCTGTGCATGACGTAATAGTCACATGTATCAGGGTCTTCCACATATTCCGGCAAGTGATAGGCCCTTTGGATGGCCTCATTGGAGAAATCCACACTCTTCTTCCAGACGGTACATACATGGTCCTCATGTTCCGGGTAGTTCACATAGAACTCCTTAATAACCATCAAATTTGCTTCGTCGAGTTCTTCAAAAAACACCCCCAGTCTTTGCCTGACCAATTCCGTATACACTCTAGGACAGTCGTTTTGGAGAGGTGCAATATCTATTCCTCTTTTCGATATGCACTTTTTGCTTGCTTTGTTATTAAATTGTTGTTGGGATTCACATGAGACAAACTTATTCTGATTATAAGGACGAGCAGATGTAGAAGCTCGCGACCGGGACGTGCCTGCTTGACCACGTTTGGAGGCACTGgcagtttttcttttctttgagaGCGTCATCATATCTGTAACAAAACTCTGACTATTAGCTAATGAATCACTTATCAAACCAAGAAAGGCTACTTAGACTTTACCCTCACACGTGGTCACAAAATTACACCCTCAATCTCATTGTGGCATTTACACAAACACTTAACATGTACAGCTGACACTAACCTCCCACAATGCAATTTTAGCCTTAACCAGACTAATGATACACCAATTTCACTCCTAGAAACTATATGGTCAGTCTCCATTGTGCACTCAACCTCCACCCAACATGAAAAGGAGaccaaacaaaaaagaaagaaacaaaaaatttcTACAACCAAActaacaaaaaaatagaaaacaaggAAAAAACATCTCACATACCTGAGGAGTCTTTGAGAAAGAGTGCTTTGGAGGAAGGGGAAGGGAGAAGAGTAGGGGAGAGGGGGTGGGCGAGTTAGGTTTTCACTTAAGAGAATAGGGAAAAGGGTAAAATATAGAAGGGGGATTGAGGGGTGTTCAATATTAACTGAAATTAAAAGAGAATTACTTACCTATGCGCGGTCGGGTGCATAGTTGGGTCAACCCGTGCGGGGTCAAGTGCGCTATCAACCCTTCAAGTGCGTGGGCGCACACATACCACATAGGCTGACGTTGTCTTTTGCGTGACTATATGCGTGAGGTACCCCCAGGTGCACAGTCGCACACGGATACACTCACAAGGGGCCTTTAGACACCTTGGTTCCGATCATCCTCAACATATACCTTCCTACACCTACATAGTCATAAAATACACTAATTTCTATCTACTCTATGCTataaacaaaagtgaaaaattaAGCTAGTAGAAGAGTTAGAGGTAGTTATGAGTTATAATCGTCAGCTTGACTCAACCGGGCATCCTCAACTGATTTTGATTCTCGAGGATTGCTGAGCAAATCCTTTAGCAAAACACGATTTTAGCATGTGCCCATTCACTTTGAATCTTTCCATTCCATCTATGTTTTGAATCTCAATTTCCCCATATGGTGGTACATGTTTCACCACATACGGTCCCGTCCATCTAGTCTTAAATTTTCTGGGGAACAATCTGAGTCTACTATTATACGGTAAGACTCTGTCCCCTTCATGAAACTTCTTTGGGTTAATCAGATGATCATGCCACCTTTTAGTCTTTTCCTTGAAAATCCGCGCATTTTTATACGCGTCCAGTCTAAACTCCTCCAATGTATTCATCTGCTTCAACCTGTGTTCACTTGCAAGAGTAAGATCCAGATTAAGCATCTTAATTTcccaataagctttatgttctatctcaacAGGTAGGTGATACATTTCTATACACTAGTTTGAATAGTGAAGTCCCTGTGGTTGTTTTGAATGCAGTTCTATACACCCATAGAGCTTCCTCCAACTTTACAAACCAATCCTTACGAGAAGCACTAACCGTCTTTTCAAGAATTCGTTTAAGTTCACAGTGAGTCACTTCTACTTGCCCACTAGTTTGGGCATGGTACGAGGTTCTTGTTTTGTATGTGACCCCATAATTGGACAGCAGTGCAGCAAATTGCTTGTTCACAAAGTGTGACCTATTGTCACTAATAATCACTCGAGGCATCCCAAAATGGGTAAAGATGTTCTTCTATATGAACTCACACACCACCCGAGCATCATTGGTCCTAGTAGGGATTGCTTCGGCCCACTTGGAGACGTAGTCAATGGCTACTAGGATATACTCATAAAAATGTGACAATGGGAACGGACCATGAAGTCAATGCCCCAAAGGTAAAAAAATTCACATACCAGAATGGAGTTGAGTGGCATTTCGTCCCTCTTGCTAATATTACCTTCCATATGACACTTGTCATATGCAGCTACATACACTCATGTGTCTTTGTTCAAAGTAGGCCAATAGAAACCGACTTCCATAACATTTGCTGTAGTGCGATTTCCACCATAGTGTCCTCCAGTTAATCCATCATGGCAATGAGACAGAATGCTTGCCATCTCTCCCTCAGGCACACATCTTCGAATTACACCATCTACACACAGTTTAAACAAGAAAGGGTCATTCCAAAAGTAACATTTTACCTCACTTTGCAGCTTCTTTTTCTGCTCATAAGTCAAGTCGTATGGCACCCACCCATTAGCCAAAAAGTTGGCtatgtcggcaaaccatggcgGTCTATCAGAGACTGTTGCAATGGAAAAACTCTGCTCATCTGGGAACTCTGCCCGAATGTCCACCACTTCAATAGGTGGTTTCTCCAATCGTGACAGGTCGTTAGCCACTTGATTTTTTGTGCCCTTCATGTCTTTGATTTCTAGATAAAATTCTTGCAACAACAATACCTACCATATCAGACGTGGTTTGGACTTTCTCTAACTCAACAAATATTTCAGTGCTGAGTGATCAGTATGCACTATTACCTTGCTTCCTACCAAATATAATCTAAACTTGTAAAAAGCAAAGACTATTGCAAAGAACTCCTTCTCCGTGGTAGCATAGTTCACCTGAGCATCATTTAAGGTCCAACTTGCATAGAAAATAGGTCGGAACAGTTTATCTCTCCTCTGCCCCAGCACTGCTCCTATTGCCACATCACTAGTGTCGCACATTATCTCAAAAGGCTTACTCCAGTTAGGAGTCGCCATTATGTGGGCACTCACTAGCTTTTTCTTGAATATAAATTTCACATCAAATACAAATTTCACATGCTTGGCAAGTAATGCAATTAAGGGCTTTGTAATGCTGAAAAAATTCTTGATGAACCTTCTATAGAAATCGACATGCCCCAAAAAACTTCTGATTCTCTTCACTGAAGTCGGTGGTTGGAGCTTCACTATCACATATACTTTAGGTTTGTCGACCTCAATACCTTCAGCTGTGACTTTATGGCCTAGGACTATCCCCTCCTTAACCATGAAGTAAAACTTTTCCTAGTTGAGTACTAGGTGAGTGTCCTCATATCGTTTCAGAACAAGTTCGAGGTTCCTCAAGCAATCTTTAAAGTCATCTCCAAATAGagtaaagtcatccatgaacacttccagaCACTTCCTATTCAAATTTGAAAATATTGACATCAAGCATCTCTGGAAAGTAGCTGGTGCATTGCATAGTCCGAAAGGCATTTTTTGGTATACAAAAAATTCCGGACGGGCATGTAAAGGTGGTTTTCGAAACATCTTTGGGAGCAATGGGTATTTGATTGTAACCTGAATATCCATCTAAGAAGCAGTAACATCCCCGCCCCGCCACCTTCTCTAACATTTGATCAATGAAAGGAACAGGGAAGTGATCCTTCCTTGTTGCATCATTTAATCTccggtaatctatgcacatcctccaTCCAGTATCTGTTATGGTAGGAATTAGCTCGTTGTCCTTGTTTTTTACCACTGTCATGCCCCATTTTTCTGGCACAACCTATACGAGGCTAATCCATTGACTGTCAGAGATTGAATACCTGCATCCAGCAATTTGAGTATCTCTTTTTGCACCACCTCCTCAAGGTTTTTTGTTCAATTTGCACTGGGGCTGCACCACCGGTTTACTCCCTTCTTCTAACAGGATCTTGTGCATGGAGATTGCGGGACTGATCCACTAAATATCGGCTATACTCCAACCGATTGCCTTTTATGCTTTCGTAGTAACTCCACAAGCACATGTTCTTGTTCACCTATCAAATCAGCAGCAACACTCACGGAAAAATTGTTAGTCTCCAAAAAATCATATTTCAAATGTGTCGGGAGTACTTTCAATTCTAGCTTCGACTTGATCTTTTCTTTCTCAATATCTTCTTCGTCTACCACCCAATTCTCATCTTCCAAACCCTTAACTTCCTTCTTGATCTTAAGATCTTCATCCTCTGTTGTGCTTGATTCTCTAATGCATCTTTCTATTGAATCACTTACCAACTTATCCAACTTGTGTTGTTCAGCTAACTCTCCCACCACATCTAGTATGAGACAAGCATAGGCATATGCCTCATCACATAGGTATTTCATCATTCTCTTTATTTGAAACATCACTTTTTCTCTCCCACTCGTAGAATGAGTTGCCCCTCATATATATCAAGAATAGCCCGGCCAGTGCAGAGGAAtggtgtaacgacccagccggttgttttgagaatttaagctccgTTTAGCTGCGTAAGGTCTTGAACAACTTCATAATATGTGTATCGACTtacgtgcatggttgaattcagttaatggatgatttaaagtcaaattggaagaaggaaactagttttgaaagtttaaacagtgagaatttgaccggaattggacttttgagtaaacggtcccggaatgggttttgggtgatacaactttgtatggtgattttggacttaggcgtgcatACGGAatcggatttggaggtccgtagggtaatttgaggcatttcagcgaaagttggaaaagttgaagtttgggaaatggagaagtttgactcatagttgacttttgtgatattggggtcagaatgcgattctgagagttggaacagctccgttatgacattttggacttgtctgcaaaatttggcgtcattccgggttgatttgatcagtttcggcacaagttttcaaagatggaagatttggaagttcatagttcgattcatggtgcgATTCGTCGTTTCAGCattatttgatatgatttgagaacTCAAGTGAGTCCATATTAGGTTATAtcacttgtttgtgtgtttagacggggtcccgggggtttcgggtgggctacgggtcatttttccaatttttggaactgctgttttctgcttctggtaccctccttcgcgatcgcgaaccgCCTTTCGCGTTCGTGATGCTTTGTTTCTGATCACCactaaatccttcttcgcgttcgcgttcatTACTCCGCATTCGCGAAGTCCTGCATTTTCTTTCTTCGTGTTCGCGTCACCttgttcgcgttcgcgtagctcAGTTCATGGACCACCAGATTTTCCTTCTTCGCAATCGCACAAGTTTGTACGTGATCGCGTAGCACTGATTCAGGTCAGTGGCCTTACTCTTCGAGATCGCATCTCcttttccgcgatcgcgatgcacaAATTTTTGGGCAAACAGAATATATCCCAAAATAGAGGGTTAGTGTTATTTACCTAGAATCTAACATATCTAACAAATTTTATTCATATCTTGacttgtggagctcggttttgagcgattctttgagggttttttcacacaaatcgattgggtaagtgttcttcacctagaatctaacatattacatgattttatctttatttttatcttttaatttttgttttgagttgaggaaaatgttggtttgaaagaaaatttctaaaatgaaaattcgtgatttgagggaccaaatggtatcggaatttgacaAATCTTGTAtcgttgaactcgtatcggaatgggtattcggtttttttgtaaaatttgtcaggTTCCGAGGGCAGGCCCGGGGGTCAACTTTTGGACCAATAtttggattttgttaaaaattgagactttatgatccagaatagtttctcatgtgttttatttgttgtctaaagttaatttggttagatttgagccgtctggAGGTATTTTCAcctgagaagtgcattttagagtatcggtttgtcgtctttgaggtaagtatcttgcctaaccttgtgtaggggacttccccttaggatttgaatctgctatgttgattgtagttcatgtacgtgaggtgacaagtgcgtgcTCGGACTAATTTGTGGaaagttggccttttagggttcttaggtccttatattcactgagTATGAAGTTGTTCTTGATAGTATTGAATTCCCTATTTACTAGTCTCACCTCTACATgctttaattggaattaattgctttatgattcattcttattgcctaattgactcttattttgcttaactgaatttttttacctcttttattgtcatgctatcttttatAACTGCTTGTCTTTTTTGGAAATCATTATTATCTCTTTTGTAATTGCTTAATCTTAATTGAGGTAATAATTATCTTCCCGCTGCTCATCCTTACTTGAAATTGTTGTATATTCTTTGTAATTTgtccaaccttaaaagaagtttagatatcctatatttagttgacatttccttatttggaattatttgattcgtgttagcttccttgttgttgaaCTACATATTGTGGGATTATTGCTTTATATTATTTTCTCCTTTGTTGAGCTGTTCTTATTACGTttagtattctctattgtggttattccttgtgagctagtTTTACTATCTCCTTGTGATCGAAAATTATTGAGTTGATTTACTTATCGCATTCTTGTATATATTGTCATTATTGTTGTTGTACTTATTGTGGTGGTGCATGAGGTTTCTGCCATGTGGTTGTTgatattgtgatgcacgaggtttctaccgtgatgttgttgttgtggggttgcacgaggtttctgttgtgctattgctactattgatatattgcacatgcGGAGTGACAAGGCGAGGTATgtatatatgcttatatgtgggatgcgcatgtggcgagacaaggtgggaacattatgatgcaTGTGTGGCGAAACAAGGGGGCATTCACTATATTATTGTTGCACACGTGGAGaaacaaggtgggctatgtcagggattgatggtgatgatttgtgatggcctaGGGGCATTCTTACTATTTGATATTGTGTTGTGGTACAATTACTGTATGATTTTTATCTCGTGGAAGTTGTGAgaaaatttcttatgtgttggtccttcttttccttatgcttattagcTGGTAAGAACTATATTAAAGCATTTGCACAAGCATACATGTCATTGAGCACTCCCATTTGATATGAAGTTCTCCTGATATTGCTGAGTATAGATGTACACCCTCGTTTACTTGTCATATATGTGAGAGTAGCTCTATttagcaagtgagttgtcagTGTAACCATGAGGTGTGATGAGGGTACAGGATGACAAGTATTAGGGTTTAGGTTTTGAGACCCGTGAGTTGCAATTTGTCCGAGATTCGGTATTTCATGGAGTTTGTTGGATAAGACCTAATGTGAACACCATCGTTGTGATTGTTGTATTGTTAGCCTTATTGTgtagtctatatatatatatatacacatatacacatcATGTTTCGTAATTCCTATGCTTATAATTGTACAGTTTATTAGgccggtaggtgtcttgactgttcctcgtcactactccatcgaggttagtcttgatacttactaggcaccaCCGTGGTatgctcatgctactcttctgcacatttttgttgtgcagattCCAGGTATCGATCATTAGTAGTTGTGTGGAGCATTACTGAGGAGACTCGAGGTAGACCTGCTGCTGCGTTCGCaagcttcggagtcaccttcttacttgtattcaactgtattcactCTTTTCCAAACAGTTTATATAGAAGTGGTAGttaactctgtagagcttatgacttgtactaccggattTTGGGAATATGTTCATTGTATACAGGATTCATTCCAGAAGAATTTTAAGatgttgtttgttattgttgttcttttgtaaatgttaggcttacctagtccttaagactaggtgccgtcatgaaaCCCAACGgaggggaaattgggtcgtgacaaatggtCTCCCCAGGATTAGAGGTACCTCTTTATTCCTTCCATATCTACCACGATGAAGTCTACTAGGAAAACAAAATTGTCCACCCTCACCAGAATATCTTCAATTATGCCCTCCAGTATGATTGTGGTTTGATCAGCCAGTTGCAAGGATACCGGCATAGATTTGATCACTCCTAGCTATCCTTCCAATTTGTTCAACACCAATAATGGCATCAAGTTAATGGATGCACCTGCATCGCACAAAGCTTTGTCAAAAAATTTTCTACCCAACGAGTAGGGTATAGTGAGACTACCGGGATTTCTACACTTCTTAGGAATCTTGTTTTGTAAAATGGCACTGCAGTGGCCATTGAGTTTGACCACTTTCGTTTCCTCGAGCTTCCTTTTGCTTGAAAGGAGCCTTTAGGAATTTTGCATAGGTTGGCATTTGTGTGAGCATCTCCATGAACGGAATGTTCACATACAACTATTTTAGCATCTCCAAGAATTTTCCAAAGCATTTGTCTAACTTCTCCCACTTCATCTTTTGAAAAAAAGTTAACAATGGCATGTGCTTGCTTTCCTCAACTGCACTGCTCACCTTCTGCTTATCAACCTCCTTGCTGCCAATATCTTCCTTGGGCAAAGATTCACCAATTTTCTATTCTTTTGCTACCTTGGTTGAGTTGATCTCCTTCTCATCCCTTGGTTTTGAATTGGGATCTGCTAATATTTTGCCACTCTTGAGAGACACGGGCTTGTTCGTTTCCTTTGGATTCTTTTCAGTGTTTGCCTGTCAAAGTCCCTGGTGCCCTTTCTAACAATAATGATGCAAACCTCCCCATTTGTCTTTCTAGATTCTGGATGGTTGTGTCGTGCTCCCAGATAGCGGTCCCTTGAATCTCAGGTGTCTCATCGGATCTATTTTTTAAATGCCTTCATTAGATCTTCTAAACTTGAGTTGTTAGGCTATGGAGGTTGGTATGGTTGCCTATGTTGAGTTTGGAAACCAGGAGGTCCTTGCACTTGTGCTCTGAGATTTTGCTGTTGCCATGAATTCAAACTACCAGTTGAAGAATTCCATGAGAACCCTGGATGTCTCTGTCCCATAGAATTGAAATTACCACCTCTTTGGTAACTGCCTTGACTTTTTCTTCTGTGGTGAATGTTTGGCACTCATGAGCCGGGTGTCCCAATCCATAGACGTCACATATCACATGTGGTTGATTTTGCACCTGAACCATCATTAGTTGCTTGATATCCTTAGCCATAGCTGCAATATGGGCCTACATTGTTACTGACGATTCTACTTGGTACACGCCTGCTGATCTTCATGGTGTGTGGACCATTGTTCTGCATCTTCAGATAGTTAATTCAGAAGTGTGACGATCTCTTCTGTAGTT
Proteins encoded in this window:
- the LOC138868643 gene encoding uncharacterized protein, whose amino-acid sequence is MKGTKNQVANDLSRLEKPPIEVVDIRAEFPDEQSFSIATVSDRPPWFADIANFLANGWVPYDLTYEQKKKLQSEVKCYFWNDPFLFKLCVDGVIRRCVPEGEMASILSHCHDGLTGGHYGGNRTTANVMEVGFYWPTLNKDT
- the LOC104209939 gene encoding uncharacterized protein — encoded protein: MYHLPVEIEHKAYWEIKMLNLDLTLASEHRLKQMNTLEEFRLDAYKNARIFKEKTKRWHDHLINPKKFHEGDRVLPYNSRLRLFPRKFKTRWTGPYVVKHVPPYGEIEIQNIDGMERFKVNGHMLKSCFAKGFAQQSSRIKIS